A stretch of the Poseidonibacter antarcticus genome encodes the following:
- a CDS encoding ABC transporter permease: MNKQLVNFIVKKYLRFDKKNPFISISAILAFVGVAIGVMVLILSMAIMNGTAKEFEKKLFTMNYPLTIYSKFNNAIDKSLLDELQIKYPNLKFSPYISSQVIAQSGEDMNGGMIFGVIPNKEASINDIYKKALGNLKLSKYDIITGAGISSKLFLNPGVKTTLYFTSLNPTGFSMIPKMKRFTFQNSFKSGLNAYDQAYMYTSIEALQTLLKKPKDTYDGIHIYSDNAFDDIKKLREDLKDTGAGVLGWWQQNGNFFAAMKMEKTALFIVLMLIILVASLNIISSLLMTVMSRRKEIALLLSMGASNKEIKSIFLRVGTIIGFSGILTGIALGFFGYWILDTFDIVSLPADVYGTSKLPLDLALSDFISIVIGAIIIVLVSSYYPASKATKIDVIDVLRNE, encoded by the coding sequence TTGAATAAGCAATTAGTTAATTTTATTGTAAAAAAATATTTACGATTTGATAAAAAAAATCCATTTATATCTATAAGTGCTATTTTAGCATTTGTAGGTGTAGCAATTGGTGTTATGGTTTTAATACTATCAATGGCTATTATGAATGGTACTGCAAAAGAGTTTGAGAAAAAACTTTTTACTATGAATTATCCTTTAACAATTTATTCGAAATTTAATAATGCAATAGATAAATCACTATTAGATGAACTTCAAATAAAATATCCTAACTTAAAATTTTCTCCTTATATTTCTTCACAAGTTATTGCACAAAGTGGTGAAGATATGAATGGTGGTATGATATTTGGAGTAATTCCAAACAAAGAAGCCTCTATAAATGATATATATAAAAAAGCTCTTGGAAATTTAAAACTTAGTAAATACGATATTATTACAGGTGCGGGTATCTCATCGAAATTATTTTTAAATCCTGGAGTTAAAACAACTCTTTATTTTACTTCTTTAAATCCTACAGGCTTTTCAATGATTCCTAAAATGAAGAGATTTACATTCCAAAATTCATTTAAATCTGGTTTAAATGCTTATGATCAAGCTTATATGTATACGTCAATTGAAGCCTTGCAAACATTGCTAAAAAAACCAAAGGATACTTATGATGGGATACATATTTATTCAGATAATGCATTTGATGATATTAAAAAATTAAGAGAAGATTTAAAAGATACAGGTGCTGGAGTTTTAGGTTGGTGGCAACAAAATGGAAACTTCTTTGCAGCTATGAAAATGGAGAAAACTGCCCTATTTATAGTTTTGATGTTAATTATCTTAGTTGCTTCGCTGAACATCATATCATCGCTTCTTATGACTGTAATGAGTAGAAGAAAAGAGATTGCACTACTCTTATCTATGGGTGCATCAAATAAAGAGATTAAATCAATCTTTTTAAGAGTTGGTACAATTATCGGTTTTTCTGGAATATTAACAGGTATTGCATTAGGATTCTTTGGTTATTGGATTTTAGATACTTTTGATATTGTATCTTTACCTGCAGATGTTTATGGGACTTCTAAACTTCCACTTGACTTAGCACTTAGTGATTTTATATCCATTGTAATTGGCGCAATTATTATTGTTTTAGTATCATCATATTACCCCGCTTCAAAAGCTACAAAAATTGATGTTATCGATGTTTTAAGAAATGAATAA
- a CDS encoding YhdP family protein has protein sequence MSFGNVLVSQFYIKLDKKLIVDIENIKIKSKKSQVSNSYEDLKKNIELFPQILKIFKKIDIRRLIIDGNEFTIALNDETLYLDNKFINISSKLDFRSKEVIFNIYSLYLKDVDLMLIGKAKVDYFEEKLDLFGKYYYDDLSGDITLDMNRKQANFYLNSEEFKSLKFLKKFFRLSPIAEEWMYNNVKGKLQLKEFYGSFDLEKNKIIEKSLYAKAVINDAKIRFHKEIDEISTKQIDVAFQDDKLTLDLIEPVYKEIKMDGSWVHINNLTSKKKGEVVVNIKASKAKLDKRILRILKAYNINLPLVQKSGFIDASVNLEIPYLSSKKMNTKGKFIIGKSNISLNNFEFNTNQATVLLDNNKVKIVNADIKHKNMIAANLNFVIDTKTSSATGNALIKSFLIEDEENKIIDIKNIKTPLTFSYKDDVNIKLDALNTNIKIADYIYVDIDKLSSIYEYSKLLQDINIKNGDISLKIKDENDISFTSFISNLDFPLERNNKKIDSLDIEGSINKDYIKINTLDEKIKIEIKNKDIYLSLKDTDIVIDTKSSSHKELPILNIDVKNTKLKLDDEIYTLENAEAKINPSSISFNARVKDLDIPLQQLGKAVNKLDIKGTYSKDNTIIETLDKKIMLKFSANNKLDIDINDYDVLVNTNNEEESKIEDLNIEGKNSSIIINEKYKFLADKFSLRLRDHSKYFHLNYKKTDFTFKESKDKKIDIFANDINDTFINTIFNKKVLKGDNILFLASGTADALSGKMILKNVKIEDLAIINNLLLFINTSPALINPLLAIPSVVGMATNGGFNLTGYRVVDGLMEFEYYKDKKLLDIKKLVTVGNGIDFDGKGQIDINTGTLKSEINLIFFKNYSKVVGAIPIINYVLLGKDKRVETKVNIFGPLNNPKISTNLTKDAFSVPVNIAKRVLNSPSEFVDFLKDLKKEPLKKDKLKE, from the coding sequence TTGTCTTTTGGAAATGTTTTAGTCTCGCAATTTTATATAAAATTAGATAAAAAGCTCATTGTAGACATTGAGAATATCAAAATAAAATCTAAAAAATCTCAAGTTTCTAACTCTTATGAAGATTTAAAGAAAAATATTGAATTATTCCCACAAATCTTAAAAATCTTTAAAAAAATTGATATACGAAGATTAATAATTGATGGTAATGAATTTACAATTGCATTAAATGATGAAACTTTATATTTAGATAATAAATTTATTAATATTTCATCAAAATTAGATTTTCGTTCGAAGGAAGTAATTTTTAATATTTATTCTTTGTATTTAAAAGATGTAGATTTAATGCTTATTGGTAAAGCTAAAGTTGATTATTTTGAGGAGAAACTAGATTTATTTGGTAAATATTATTATGATGATTTATCAGGTGATATTACTTTAGATATGAATAGAAAACAAGCTAACTTTTATTTAAATAGTGAAGAGTTTAAAAGTCTAAAGTTTTTAAAAAAATTCTTTAGATTATCGCCTATTGCAGAAGAGTGGATGTATAATAATGTAAAAGGAAAATTACAATTAAAAGAATTTTATGGAAGTTTTGATTTAGAAAAAAATAAAATTATAGAGAAATCATTATATGCAAAGGCAGTAATAAATGATGCAAAAATTAGATTTCATAAAGAAATTGATGAAATTTCTACAAAACAAATTGATGTAGCTTTTCAAGATGATAAATTAACATTAGATTTAATTGAACCAGTGTACAAAGAAATAAAAATGGATGGTAGTTGGGTTCATATAAATAATCTTACAAGCAAAAAAAAAGGTGAAGTTGTAGTAAATATTAAAGCTTCAAAAGCTAAATTAGATAAAAGAATATTAAGAATATTAAAAGCTTATAATATTAACTTACCACTTGTTCAAAAAAGTGGTTTTATAGATGCATCAGTGAATTTAGAAATTCCATATTTATCAAGTAAAAAGATGAATACAAAAGGGAAGTTTATTATTGGAAAATCAAATATTTCATTAAATAATTTTGAATTTAATACTAATCAAGCTACAGTTCTTTTAGATAATAATAAAGTGAAAATTGTTAATGCAGATATAAAACATAAAAATATGATAGCTGCAAATTTAAATTTTGTTATTGATACTAAAACATCAAGTGCTACTGGAAATGCTTTAATTAAATCTTTTTTGATTGAGGATGAAGAAAATAAAATCATTGATATTAAAAATATAAAAACACCATTAACTTTTTCCTATAAAGATGATGTAAATATAAAACTAGATGCATTAAATACAAATATAAAGATTGCAGATTATATTTATGTTGATATTGATAAGCTATCATCTATTTATGAATATTCTAAATTATTACAAGATATTAATATAAAAAATGGAGATATATCTTTAAAAATAAAAGATGAAAATGATATATCATTTACATCTTTTATTTCAAATTTAGATTTTCCTTTGGAACGAAACAATAAAAAAATTGACTCTTTAGATATAGAAGGTTCGATAAATAAAGATTATATAAAAATTAATACTCTTGATGAAAAGATAAAAATTGAGATAAAAAATAAAGATATTTATTTATCATTAAAAGATACTGATATTGTTATTGATACAAAAAGTTCTAGTCATAAGGAATTACCAATATTAAATATTGATGTAAAAAATACAAAATTAAAATTAGATGATGAAATATATACTTTAGAAAATGCAGAAGCTAAAATAAATCCATCTTCTATAAGTTTTAATGCAAGAGTAAAAGATTTGGATATACCTTTACAACAATTAGGAAAAGCGGTAAATAAACTTGATATAAAAGGTACATATAGTAAAGATAATACGATAATAGAAACTTTAGATAAAAAAATAATGTTAAAATTTTCTGCTAATAATAAATTAGATATTGATATAAATGATTATGATGTTTTAGTTAATACAAATAATGAAGAAGAGAGTAAAATTGAAGATTTAAATATTGAAGGTAAAAATTCAAGCATTATTATAAATGAAAAATATAAGTTTTTAGCTGATAAGTTTTCTTTAAGATTGCGTGATCATAGTAAATACTTTCATTTAAATTATAAAAAAACAGATTTTACTTTTAAAGAATCAAAAGATAAAAAAATAGATATTTTTGCAAATGATATAAATGACACATTTATAAATACAATTTTCAATAAAAAAGTTTTAAAAGGTGATAATATATTATTTTTAGCTAGTGGAACAGCAGATGCATTAAGTGGGAAAATGATTTTAAAAAATGTAAAGATTGAAGATTTAGCAATTATAAATAATTTACTTTTATTTATAAATACATCTCCTGCTTTAATTAATCCACTTCTTGCTATTCCTTCTGTTGTTGGTATGGCGACAAATGGTGGTTTTAACTTAACTGGTTATAGAGTAGTTGATGGATTAATGGAGTTCGAATATTATAAAGATAAAAAGCTTTTAGATATTAAAAAATTAGTTACAGTTGGAAATGGGATAGATTTTGATGGAAAAGGACAGATAGATATAAATACAGGAACTTTAAAATCAGAAATAAATTTAATCTTTTTTAAAAATTATTCAAAAGTTGTTGGAGCAATTCCAATTATAAATTATGTTTTATTAGGAAAAGATAAGAGAGTTGAAACTAAAGTTAATATTTTTGGTCCTTTAAATAACCCTAAAATATCTACAAATCTAACAAAAGATGCTTTTTCAGTTCCTGTTAATATTGCAAAAAGAGTTCTAAATTCCCCTTCTGAATTTGTAGATTTCTTAAAAGATTTGAAGAAAGAACCATTAAAAAAAGATAAACTTAAAGAATAA
- the mltG gene encoding endolytic transglycosylase MltG: MPENNTEDINIIINKKEKNRSLIAFNIIELFLVACIIILFYVTIPMSSTKVLFIPKGGTNNTVSYLNNTGFELNIIDKIILRSMGFIQSGWIDVNENRLTKMDFLYKLTTSKAALKNITLIPGETSYIFIKQLAKDLNLSEDKLQKIYKKHAYKLDGNILADTYSLPYGMNEDHLIFYLLSQSNKKYEEFSKKIFGFYDKKKWYHYLSLASVIQKEAASVEEMPIVSSVIHNRLTKGMKLQMDGTLNYAEYSHVKVSAQRIKEDTSSYNTYKYKGLPKNPVCAVSLNAIKAAIFPVKSNYYYFVKNNKTGLHKFSTSYKKHVRNIKANIGVKKTYTKVKIKETKIDKEAKAIMKTDIKEQKATSIKSLWDNVN; this comes from the coding sequence ATGCCAGAAAACAATACCGAAGATATCAATATTATAATAAATAAAAAAGAAAAAAATAGAAGTTTAATTGCCTTTAACATTATCGAGTTATTCCTTGTAGCTTGTATTATAATTTTATTTTATGTAACTATTCCAATGAGTTCAACAAAAGTATTGTTTATCCCAAAAGGAGGTACTAATAATACAGTATCTTACCTAAATAATACGGGCTTTGAATTAAATATTATTGATAAAATTATATTAAGATCAATGGGTTTTATCCAAAGTGGTTGGATAGATGTAAATGAAAATAGACTTACAAAAATGGATTTTTTATATAAACTTACTACATCAAAAGCTGCATTAAAAAATATTACTTTAATTCCAGGAGAAACATCATATATATTTATTAAGCAACTAGCAAAAGATTTAAATTTATCAGAAGATAAACTTCAAAAAATATATAAAAAACATGCATATAAATTAGATGGAAATATATTAGCAGATACTTATTCTTTACCATATGGAATGAATGAAGATCATTTAATATTTTATTTATTATCACAAAGTAATAAAAAATATGAAGAATTTTCAAAAAAGATATTTGGTTTTTATGATAAAAAGAAATGGTATCACTACTTAAGCTTAGCTTCTGTAATTCAAAAAGAAGCTGCAAGTGTTGAAGAAATGCCAATTGTTTCAAGTGTTATTCATAATAGATTAACAAAAGGAATGAAATTGCAAATGGATGGAACTTTAAATTATGCTGAATATTCTCATGTTAAAGTAAGTGCTCAAAGAATTAAAGAAGATACTTCTTCATATAATACATATAAATATAAAGGTTTGCCAAAAAATCCTGTATGTGCTGTTAGTTTAAATGCAATAAAAGCTGCAATATTTCCTGTAAAAAGTAATTATTATTATTTTGTAAAAAATAATAAAACAGGTTTACATAAGTTTTCTACTTCTTATAAAAAACATGTTAGAAATATTAAAGCAAATATAGGCGTTAAAAAGACTTATACAAAAGTGAAAATTAAAGAAACAAAAATCGATAAAGAGGCTAAAGCTATTATGAAAACAGATATAAAAGAACAAAAAGCAACTTCTATTAAGTCACTTTGGGATAATGTAAACTAA
- a CDS encoding NADP-dependent isocitrate dehydrogenase — translation MSKIIYTKVDEAPALATYSFLPIIKAFTKSSGIEMVTKDISLAGRILAAFPENLKDDQKISDDLAELGALTQDPDANIVKLPNVSASVPQLKAAIAELQSKGYDIPNFDASEEITARYSKITGSAVNPVLREGNSDRRAPSAVKNYAKANPHKMGKWEKDSKTDVACMSEGDFYGSEVSKTFDDENDLKISFFDKNGKETVLKASTKVLAGEIIDATVMSANALKKFYAETIERAREEDVLLSLHLKATMMKNSDPIMFGFAVKVYFKDLIAKHSALFDELGVNFNNGLGDLYSKLDQVDADKKAEIEADIAAVYAKQPRLAMVNSAKGITNLHVPSDVIIDASMPSMIKGGGKMWNAQDKEEDTIAMIPDRAYAASFKTVIDDCKENGALDVKTMGTVPNVGLMAQKAEEYGSHDKTFQAKADGQIKVIDKDDNAVFTFDVEDGDIFRMCQAKDAPIQDWIKLAVSRARLSNTPAIFWLDPQRAHDAQMIAKVNKYLPTHDTEGLDISIMTPVDATKKSLDRMRAGLDTISVTGNILRDYNTDLFPILELGTSAKMLSIVPLMQGGGLFETGAGGSAPKHVQQFAQEDYLRWDSLGEFMALAASFEHLSNTQANAKAKVLADTLDKATGTFLINDKSPARKLGSIDNRGSHFYLAMYWAQELAAQNDDAELKAEFTPIAEALSANEEKIVSELVAGHGKAIDMGGYYLPDEEKLSSAMRPSPTLNSIIG, via the coding sequence ATGTCAAAGATTATTTACACAAAAGTTGATGAAGCGCCAGCTTTAGCAACATACTCTTTTTTACCAATTATTAAAGCTTTTACAAAAAGCTCAGGTATTGAAATGGTTACAAAAGATATTTCATTAGCAGGAAGAATTTTAGCTGCCTTCCCTGAAAACTTAAAAGATGATCAAAAGATCAGTGATGATTTAGCTGAACTTGGAGCATTAACTCAAGATCCAGATGCTAACATCGTAAAATTACCAAATGTTTCAGCTTCTGTTCCTCAATTAAAAGCAGCAATTGCTGAATTACAATCAAAAGGTTACGATATTCCAAATTTTGATGCTAGTGAAGAAATTACTGCTAGATATTCAAAAATTACTGGTTCAGCTGTTAATCCTGTATTAAGAGAAGGAAATTCAGATAGAAGAGCTCCAAGTGCAGTAAAAAATTACGCAAAAGCTAACCCTCATAAAATGGGTAAATGGGAAAAAGATTCTAAAACTGACGTTGCTTGTATGAGCGAAGGTGATTTTTATGGTTCTGAAGTATCTAAAACTTTTGATGATGAAAATGATTTAAAAATTTCTTTCTTTGATAAAAATGGAAAAGAAACTGTATTAAAAGCTTCAACTAAAGTATTAGCTGGAGAAATTATTGATGCTACAGTAATGAGTGCAAATGCATTAAAAAAATTCTATGCAGAAACAATTGAAAGAGCAAGAGAAGAAGATGTATTATTATCTTTACACTTAAAAGCAACAATGATGAAAAACTCAGATCCAATTATGTTTGGTTTTGCAGTAAAAGTTTATTTCAAAGATTTAATAGCTAAACATTCAGCTTTATTTGATGAATTAGGTGTTAATTTCAATAATGGTTTAGGTGATTTATACTCTAAATTAGATCAAGTTGATGCTGACAAAAAAGCTGAAATAGAAGCTGATATTGCAGCTGTTTATGCTAAACAACCAAGACTTGCAATGGTAAATTCTGCTAAAGGAATTACTAACTTACATGTACCTTCTGATGTTATTATTGATGCATCTATGCCTTCTATGATTAAAGGTGGCGGTAAAATGTGGAATGCACAAGATAAAGAAGAAGATACAATTGCAATGATCCCTGATAGAGCTTATGCAGCTAGTTTCAAAACAGTAATCGATGATTGTAAAGAAAATGGAGCATTAGACGTTAAAACTATGGGAACTGTTCCAAATGTTGGATTAATGGCTCAAAAAGCTGAAGAATATGGTTCACATGATAAAACTTTCCAAGCTAAAGCTGATGGTCAAATCAAAGTTATTGATAAAGATGATAATGCTGTATTTACTTTTGATGTAGAAGATGGTGATATTTTCAGAATGTGTCAAGCAAAAGACGCACCTATTCAAGATTGGATTAAATTAGCAGTTTCAAGAGCTAGATTATCTAATACTCCTGCTATCTTCTGGTTAGACCCACAAAGAGCGCATGATGCACAAATGATTGCAAAAGTAAATAAATATTTACCAACACATGATACAGAAGGATTAGATATTTCTATTATGACTCCTGTTGATGCAACTAAAAAATCTTTAGATAGAATGAGAGCTGGACTTGATACTATTTCTGTAACTGGAAATATTTTAAGAGATTATAATACTGACCTTTTCCCAATTTTAGAATTAGGAACATCTGCAAAAATGTTATCAATCGTGCCATTAATGCAAGGTGGTGGATTATTTGAAACAGGTGCTGGTGGATCTGCTCCAAAACACGTTCAACAATTCGCACAAGAAGATTACTTAAGATGGGATTCTTTAGGTGAATTTATGGCTTTAGCTGCTTCATTTGAACATTTATCAAATACTCAAGCTAATGCAAAAGCAAAAGTTTTAGCTGATACTTTAGATAAAGCAACTGGTACTTTCTTAATCAATGATAAATCACCAGCTAGAAAATTAGGTTCAATTGATAATAGAGGTTCACACTTCTATTTAGCTATGTATTGGGCACAAGAATTAGCAGCTCAAAATGATGATGCTGAGTTAAAAGCAGAATTTACTCCAATTGCTGAAGCTTTAAGTGCTAATGAAGAAAAAATTGTTTCTGAATTAGTAGCTGGTCATGGTAAAGCTATTGATATGGGTGGATATTATTTACCAGATGAAGAAAAATTATCTAGTGCAATGAGACCATCACCAACGTTAAATTCAATTATTGGATAA
- the mdh gene encoding malate dehydrogenase, which yields MFTKKVGIVGVGNVGSTLAYALASKGICSSIVLKDIREDVVQAMALDISQAANAAKSHTIVTAAKDGSDFKDSDIIVITAGIPRKPGMSRDDLLLINAKIMKDVIDDIKDNAPNSIIIIVSNPLDAMVYAALKCSNFPKNKVIGMAGILDSARMSHFIFDKLGYGAGQIQASVMGGHGDAMVPLPNYSSVAGVPISELLSSEDIEDIVTKTKNGGLQIVKLLGTGSAYYAPAHSTSLMVEAILHNQKKIYPCAVLLEGEYGYENIVGGVPVMLGSNGVEKIIQLDLNDTQKEQFDKSISSVKELTNTLDSKFFNK from the coding sequence TTGTTTACAAAAAAAGTTGGAATAGTAGGTGTTGGTAACGTTGGTTCTACCCTTGCATATGCATTAGCATCAAAAGGTATTTGTTCTTCAATTGTATTAAAAGATATAAGAGAAGATGTTGTTCAAGCTATGGCTTTAGATATATCACAAGCTGCTAATGCAGCTAAATCACATACTATCGTAACTGCAGCAAAAGATGGAAGTGATTTTAAAGATTCTGACATTATTGTAATTACAGCAGGAATACCTAGAAAACCTGGTATGAGTAGAGATGATTTACTTCTAATAAATGCTAAAATTATGAAAGATGTTATTGATGATATAAAAGATAATGCTCCAAATTCTATTATTATAATAGTTTCGAATCCTTTAGATGCAATGGTTTATGCAGCTTTAAAATGTTCAAATTTTCCAAAAAATAAAGTAATTGGAATGGCTGGTATTTTAGATTCTGCAAGAATGAGTCATTTTATTTTTGATAAACTAGGATATGGTGCAGGACAAATCCAAGCATCAGTTATGGGTGGTCATGGAGATGCTATGGTTCCTCTTCCAAATTATTCATCTGTTGCGGGAGTTCCTATAAGTGAGCTATTATCAAGTGAAGATATTGAGGATATTGTAACTAAAACAAAAAATGGTGGTCTTCAAATTGTTAAACTACTAGGAACAGGTTCTGCTTATTATGCACCTGCTCATTCAACTTCTTTAATGGTTGAAGCAATATTACATAATCAAAAAAAGATTTATCCTTGTGCTGTACTTCTTGAAGGTGAATATGGATATGAAAATATTGTTGGTGGAGTTCCGGTTATGTTAGGAAGTAATGGAGTAGAAAAAATTATTCAATTAGATTTAAATGATACTCAAAAAGAACAATTTGATAAATCAATATCATCTGTAAAAGAACTAACAAACACTTTAGATAGTAAATTTTTTAATAAATAA
- a CDS encoding heavy-metal-associated domain-containing protein, with protein sequence MKQTLEVENVKCGGCANTLITSLKEEFGNVEVDLNVNPRKITLDLEDNKKEALKLKLRSLGYPLSSDELSGFQKATTTAKSFVSCAIGKMNS encoded by the coding sequence ATGAAACAAACTTTAGAAGTAGAAAATGTAAAATGTGGTGGATGTGCTAATACTCTAATCACTTCGTTAAAAGAAGAGTTTGGGAATGTTGAAGTTGATTTAAATGTAAATCCACGAAAGATTACTTTAGATTTAGAGGATAATAAAAAAGAGGCTCTAAAATTAAAATTAAGAAGCCTAGGTTATCCTTTATCTAGTGATGAGCTTTCTGGATTTCAAAAGGCAACAACTACTGCTAAAAGCTTTGTTTCTTGTGCCATAGGTAAAATGAATTCATAA
- a CDS encoding FAD-dependent oxidoreductase — translation MTKQKEYEYIIIGAGVAGCSTAYFLSKYSKSILLIDKNENVSAGASGAAGAFLSPLLGKPNKFKDLISTALRFSTSFYKELNTESFKNEGVCRIPKNDDYREKFESYKPFMDFEYKILEDGYFFEVGSWVNPSEICDLLTQKINKKLNYNIDSIKRKDNIWILNDEIKTKNLILCTGANTKLIKEKYFDIRAVWGQKIDVLTSTNVKFNYHKECSVSKAVKTQKDNIYKVFIGATHHRFDSKEAYTQDIINEDSLKLIDLANDIIKLKDVNIIDIKLGARASSTDYFPMVGSLIDSKKSFEKFPHLINGTHIKDDMLEKIENLYVINGVGGRGFVLSPYLANELVENIINNKKIAETITTCRLFKRWAKKQKNK, via the coding sequence ATGACTAAGCAAAAAGAGTATGAATATATAATTATTGGAGCAGGGGTTGCAGGTTGTAGTACAGCATATTTTTTAAGTAAATATTCGAAATCAATTTTACTTATTGATAAAAATGAAAATGTTTCAGCAGGAGCTAGTGGTGCAGCTGGTGCTTTTTTATCTCCATTGTTAGGTAAGCCTAATAAATTTAAAGATTTAATAAGTACTGCTTTAAGATTTTCTACTTCATTTTACAAAGAATTAAATACTGAGTCATTTAAAAATGAGGGTGTATGTAGAATTCCTAAAAATGATGATTATAGAGAAAAATTTGAATCATATAAACCTTTTATGGATTTTGAATACAAAATTTTAGAAGATGGTTATTTTTTTGAAGTTGGTTCTTGGGTAAATCCTTCTGAAATTTGTGATTTATTAACACAAAAAATTAACAAAAAGTTAAATTATAATATTGATTCAATAAAAAGAAAAGATAATATCTGGATTTTAAATGATGAAATAAAAACAAAAAATCTTATACTTTGTACTGGAGCTAACACAAAACTTATAAAAGAAAAATATTTTGATATAAGAGCTGTTTGGGGTCAAAAAATAGATGTTTTAACAAGTACAAATGTAAAATTCAATTATCATAAAGAGTGTTCAGTATCAAAAGCTGTAAAAACACAAAAAGATAATATTTATAAAGTATTTATTGGTGCCACTCATCATAGATTTGATTCAAAAGAGGCTTATACGCAAGATATAATCAATGAGGATTCTTTAAAATTAATTGATTTAGCAAATGATATTATAAAACTAAAAGATGTAAATATTATTGATATAAAACTTGGTGCAAGAGCTTCTAGTACTGATTATTTTCCAATGGTAGGAAGTTTAATTGATTCAAAAAAGAGTTTTGAAAAATTCCCACATTTAATTAATGGAACACATATAAAAGATGATATGTTAGAAAAAATAGAAAATCTTTATGTAATAAATGGAGTTGGAGGAAGAGGTTTTGTTTTATCACCATATCTTGCTAATGAGCTAGTAGAAAACATTATAAATAATAAGAAGATTGCTGAAACAATAACAACATGTCGCTTATTTAAAAGATGGGCTAAAAAACAAAAAAATAAATAA
- a CDS encoding DnaJ C-terminal domain-containing protein, with amino-acid sequence MAKSLYETLEVNENATADEIKKAYRKLARKFHPDVNKDPKAEDKFKEINAAYEVLSDKEKKLQYDQHGDSMFGGQNFHDFAQGQGQNVDLDEMLRQMFGGGGGGFASGGFSQQGGFSGFNEPDLDTNAQITIAFDVSVLGGKQHISINNDSFDIKIPEGIKDGQKIRAKGKGKSYQGQRGDLILKINVAPSPEYERDEDTLTKTFDIPLKTALFGGKVEIKTIHKDITLKVPKNTKENQKFRVKELGVLNRKAGVKGDLYLKANIILPKIEDLDEDLVKILEEKLPEN; translated from the coding sequence ATGGCAAAAAGTTTATATGAAACACTAGAAGTAAATGAAAATGCAACTGCAGATGAAATTAAAAAAGCATATAGAAAATTAGCAAGAAAATTTCACCCAGATGTTAATAAAGATCCAAAAGCTGAGGATAAATTCAAAGAAATTAATGCAGCTTATGAAGTATTGAGTGATAAGGAAAAAAAATTACAATATGACCAACATGGGGACTCAATGTTTGGAGGTCAAAATTTCCATGATTTTGCACAAGGACAGGGACAAAATGTTGATTTAGATGAAATGCTAAGACAAATGTTTGGTGGCGGTGGCGGTGGCTTTGCTAGTGGAGGATTCTCACAACAAGGTGGATTTAGTGGTTTTAATGAACCTGATTTAGATACAAATGCACAAATTACTATTGCTTTTGATGTATCAGTTCTAGGTGGAAAACAACATATTTCTATAAATAATGATTCTTTTGATATTAAAATTCCAGAAGGAATTAAAGATGGTCAAAAAATCAGAGCAAAAGGAAAAGGAAAATCATACCAAGGACAAAGAGGTGATTTAATTTTAAAAATTAATGTTGCTCCTAGCCCTGAATATGAAAGAGATGAAGATACATTAACTAAAACTTTTGATATACCTTTAAAAACAGCTTTATTTGGTGGAAAAGTAGAGATTAAAACAATTCATAAAGATATAACATTAAAAGTTCCAAAAAATACAAAAGAAAACCAAAAATTTAGAGTTAAAGAACTTGGTGTTTTAAATAGAAAAGCAGGAGTAAAAGGTGATTTATACTTAAAAGCAAATATCATATTGCCTAAAATTGAAGATTTAGATGAAGACTTAGTAAAAATATTAGAAGAGAAACTTCCGGAAAATTAA